One window of Spirochaetota bacterium genomic DNA carries:
- a CDS encoding DUF3795 domain-containing protein has protein sequence MNKKALASPCGIFCAACPRFYKYGICKGCRADTFHDACEIYDCCVRIGGMEFCFECDLFPCQRLKTFSNYHPNEKFAHYRHIVIDNLLKIKEIGIENWYIIMNQKFMNGEYGIQQRNPDGSFDTSPCPCNTTK, from the coding sequence ATGAATAAAAAAGCTCTAGCATCTCCCTGTGGAATTTTTTGTGCTGCATGCCCCCGGTTTTACAAATATGGCATTTGTAAGGGATGCCGTGCAGACACATTTCATGACGCCTGTGAAATCTACGACTGTTGTGTTCGTATTGGTGGGATGGAATTTTGTTTTGAATGCGACCTTTTTCCCTGTCAGCGCCTTAAAACTTTCAGTAACTATCACCCCAATGAAAAATTTGCGCACTATCGCCACATAGTGATAGACAATCTATTGAAAATTAAAGAAATTGGTATTGAAAACTGGTACATTATAATGAATCAGAAATTCATGAACGGTGAATACGGCATCCAGCAAAGAAATCCTGATGGTTCCTTTGACACTTCACCCTGCCCTTGTAATACAACCAAATAA
- a CDS encoding bacteriohemerythrin, which translates to MEFIEWGEHLSVGVTVFDNEHKQLISLVNKLNHALLSGSAKKTMEEILQNLVNYTKIHFKHEEDYMVLYDYPEYEKHKKEHNALTDQVMDFYTRYQEGKTVFSLELMNFLKDWLTNHILISDKKYKSFFQSKNVE; encoded by the coding sequence ATGGAATTTATAGAATGGGGTGAACATTTAAGTGTAGGGGTTACAGTGTTTGACAATGAACACAAACAGCTGATTTCATTAGTCAATAAATTAAATCATGCCTTGCTTTCAGGCAGCGCAAAGAAAACAATGGAAGAAATATTGCAAAATCTGGTGAATTATACAAAAATTCATTTTAAGCATGAAGAAGATTATATGGTGCTCTATGATTATCCAGAATATGAAAAACATAAAAAAGAACATAATGCATTGACAGATCAGGTTATGGACTTTTATACGCGATACCAGGAAGGGAAAACCGTTTTTTCATTAGAGTTAATGAATTTTTTAAAAGATTGGCTGACAAATCATATTTTAATTAGCGATAAAAAATACAAAAGTTTTTTTCAGTCAAAAAATGTTGAATAA
- a CDS encoding tetratricopeptide repeat protein, whose amino-acid sequence MKTKTLTGALLILIGVCLLIYYVQVIQPRNEAKKLLTEATLIYERGDKESISQAVSILTKIIARYPDTTTAVEAYYYIGQCYEKLNLNRLAYLKYVYLVKNNRKDLSEDLYKNILARIAHINWLQNYNEESAHQLLTLLNASMDKPYRSKIYSELGHLYLKTGEVMKAKRMFDIAVNEDSSNEEAILGRARALKHLGMDNEAYNHYDYFLRYFGAVSQYTSDVKNAYKIQAYKSGLNAFRNGRYNEAIGFFNRVLTYFGGDRLSENALYWTGESYFAMRQFDRAIAYFNKALTNDFNHKNQDAQIKKGYAYFMQKKFDLAAREFQRYLREYPNGKYVAVAKEWKNMSTTELQNIIEGKKSLEEGSVEEEVKPQPQQQKKKTKDEELGLEEDEEVSGSVTGEFDDVNVAEF is encoded by the coding sequence ATGAAAACAAAAACATTAACAGGGGCATTGCTTATACTTATTGGTGTATGTTTGCTTATATACTATGTACAGGTTATACAGCCCAGAAATGAAGCAAAAAAACTGTTGACCGAAGCAACTCTTATTTATGAAAGAGGAGATAAGGAATCTATTAGCCAGGCAGTTTCAATACTTACTAAAATTATAGCCCGCTATCCGGATACTACAACTGCTGTTGAGGCTTATTATTATATAGGTCAGTGTTATGAAAAATTAAATTTAAACAGGTTAGCGTATCTTAAATATGTTTATCTGGTAAAGAATAACAGAAAAGACCTTTCAGAGGATCTCTATAAAAATATTTTAGCACGTATAGCCCACATCAACTGGTTGCAAAATTACAATGAAGAAAGTGCTCATCAGTTGTTGACATTACTTAATGCTTCAATGGATAAGCCGTACCGAAGTAAGATATATTCTGAACTTGGTCATCTTTATCTTAAAACCGGGGAAGTAATGAAAGCAAAGAGGATGTTTGATATAGCGGTAAATGAGGACAGCAGCAATGAAGAAGCAATTTTAGGACGTGCACGTGCACTGAAGCATTTGGGTATGGATAATGAAGCATATAATCATTATGATTACTTTTTACGGTATTTTGGTGCCGTAAGTCAATATACCAGCGATGTTAAAAATGCTTACAAAATTCAGGCATACAAAAGTGGACTCAACGCTTTCAGGAATGGTCGGTACAATGAAGCTATAGGATTCTTTAACCGTGTATTGACGTATTTTGGAGGGGATAGATTGTCTGAGAATGCATTATACTGGACTGGTGAATCATATTTTGCAATGAGGCAATTTGACAGAGCTATCGCCTATTTTAATAAAGCCCTTACTAATGATTTTAACCACAAAAATCAGGATGCTCAGATAAAGAAAGGATATGCATATTTTATGCAGAAAAAGTTTGACTTAGCGGCGCGAGAATTCCAGAGATATCTGCGTGAATATCCAAATGGTAAATATGTAGCTGTTGCAAAAGAGTGGAAAAATATGAGCACAACAGAATTGCAGAATATAATAGAAGGGAAAAAATCATTGGAAGAGGGAAGTGTTGAAGAAGAAGTCAAACCACAGCCACAACAACAAAAGAAGAAAACAAAAGATGAGGAATTAGGACTTGAAGAAGATGAAGAGGTTAGTGGTTCAGTTACAGGTGAATTTGATGATGTTAACGTAGCTGAATTTTAA
- a CDS encoding vWA domain-containing protein: MKAKYTIFNLIIVFALCIGLCNAGAFAKSKDLLLVIDTSLSMAGFGGKNIMPLVKRSLPKFIDQLDDNDSLTLVTFDTEVKIYPTVYIKHKSNKDILNKYISMVEAGGKWTYTMAMMTAVFDKAKKLQAEDPDREQVIIVITDAIDDPPPYARAHRYDVKKIAKQYSGNEWFIFFVNLGQMQKDSHIARVQKEVKESISQYTKVIDAREGLDKVITQDLKKDIDTMAKVKEINTRPFYMHPIFIIVVAIVLLIILLLLLRRVAQLKVRGALEYWNNELLEPTIEKVNLTAKNSRTISIGKDSHNLIRIHDFALRTPILLKAVWFNKAIKCQLIAPENAVQFVNKDAGDMLNDGDIFKIANYTFKYYEG, encoded by the coding sequence TTGAAAGCAAAATATACAATATTCAATTTAATAATTGTTTTTGCTCTTTGTATTGGTTTGTGCAATGCAGGCGCATTTGCAAAATCAAAGGATTTGCTCCTTGTTATTGACACATCATTATCCATGGCTGGCTTTGGTGGCAAAAATATTATGCCGCTGGTAAAGAGGAGCTTACCCAAATTTATTGATCAGCTTGATGATAATGACAGCCTGACACTTGTTACATTTGATACTGAAGTTAAAATCTATCCAACTGTTTATATTAAGCATAAAAGCAATAAGGACATACTGAATAAATATATATCCATGGTTGAAGCTGGTGGCAAGTGGACATATACCATGGCTATGATGACAGCCGTATTTGATAAGGCAAAGAAGCTGCAGGCTGAAGACCCTGACAGGGAGCAGGTTATTATTGTTATAACTGATGCCATAGATGATCCGCCACCATATGCACGGGCACATCGTTATGATGTCAAAAAAATTGCAAAACAATATTCGGGTAATGAATGGTTTATCTTCTTTGTTAATTTGGGCCAGATGCAAAAGGACAGCCATATAGCCAGGGTCCAAAAAGAGGTTAAGGAAAGCATATCACAGTATACCAAAGTGATTGATGCACGTGAAGGGCTTGATAAGGTAATTACACAGGACCTTAAAAAGGATATCGATACCATGGCAAAGGTAAAGGAAATTAATACTCGCCCGTTCTATATGCACCCTATTTTTATTATAGTAGTGGCGATAGTTCTTTTAATTATTTTATTGCTGTTGTTACGCCGTGTAGCTCAGCTTAAGGTAAGAGGTGCACTTGAATACTGGAATAATGAGCTTCTTGAGCCGACGATTGAAAAAGTAAACCTTACCGCAAAAAACTCCAGAACCATATCTATAGGGAAAGATAGCCATAATCTAATCAGAATTCACGATTTTGCACTGCGCACGCCAATATTGCTTAAAGCGGTATGGTTCAATAAAGCTATTAAATGCCAGCTTATTGCACCAGAAAATGCAGTGCAGTTTGTCAACAAGGATGCTGGTGATATGTTAAACGATGGAGATATTTTCAAAATTGCTAACTATACCTTTAAATATTATGAGGGATAA
- a CDS encoding thioredoxin fold domain-containing protein, translated as MKKRIPYIVAISIVLLGTYTIYSQIKWYDFNSGIAAVKNSKKPAVIDFYADWCIWCKTMDKETFANPAVEKKLSKDYIAIRINVEKNDTITFENKTYSAQEFAAYCGVEGLPTLVFMDKEGKLVTRIPGYIKADVFLSLLDYMKDECYKKKVSFHEYMQQKDCGK; from the coding sequence ATGAAAAAAAGAATACCATATATAGTAGCAATAAGTATAGTGCTGTTAGGCACGTATACCATCTATAGTCAGATAAAGTGGTATGATTTTAACTCAGGTATTGCAGCGGTAAAAAATTCCAAAAAGCCAGCTGTCATTGATTTTTATGCAGACTGGTGTATCTGGTGCAAAACAATGGATAAGGAAACCTTTGCCAATCCTGCAGTTGAAAAAAAATTAAGCAAGGATTATATAGCAATACGCATCAATGTTGAAAAGAATGATACCATTACATTTGAAAATAAAACCTACAGTGCGCAGGAATTTGCCGCATACTGCGGAGTAGAAGGCCTGCCAACACTGGTATTCATGGATAAAGAAGGGAAGCTCGTTACTCGCATACCAGGCTATATAAAGGCTGATGTATTTTTATCATTGCTTGATTATATGAAGGATGAATGTTACAAAAAGAAAGTATCTTTTCATGAATATATGCAGCAAAAAGACTGTGGGAAATAG
- a CDS encoding TetR/AcrR family transcriptional regulator, producing the protein MDKQEKIQKKKTIILEALKRLLQNDVYSRITVQSVADEAGFSKGGLLHYFPTKEEMYIEFMEYLFNEINNDHRNVLKGNLHSKAKASISAMYGVERFFLDPGTAKIFINLVLYAYEDEKIMIRLKEFIRRHLELYKTIIDEAREDLPQRRKTDLDAEFHARIAQIIVICSGLFESIDPLPMDGFNLMRYIISLFRG; encoded by the coding sequence ATGGACAAACAGGAAAAAATACAAAAAAAGAAAACGATAATACTTGAAGCACTGAAACGTTTATTACAAAATGATGTTTATTCACGCATAACAGTTCAAAGTGTTGCTGATGAAGCAGGCTTTTCTAAAGGAGGTTTGCTTCATTACTTCCCTACCAAGGAAGAGATGTACATTGAATTTATGGAATACCTCTTCAATGAAATTAATAATGACCACAGAAATGTTTTAAAAGGAAATCTCCATTCTAAAGCTAAAGCAAGTATTTCAGCAATGTACGGTGTTGAACGTTTTTTCCTGGATCCAGGTACTGCAAAGATATTTATCAATCTCGTTCTTTATGCATATGAAGATGAAAAGATAATGATCCGCCTAAAAGAGTTTATACGCCGACATCTAGAATTGTATAAAACAATAATAGATGAGGCTCGAGAAGACCTCCCACAACGTCGAAAAACCGATTTAGATGCCGAATTTCATGCTCGTATAGCTCAGATCATTGTTATATGTTCAGGTCTATTTGAATCTATAGACCCTTTACCCATGGATGGTTTTAACCTGATGCGATACATTATCTCTCTTTTCAGAGGATAA
- the cfpA gene encoding cytoplasmic filament protein CfpA, with translation MSIAQFPKSPNKVHPTEPSAVGSRNSLAQEGRDKVAEARLILDETVDKLVNHVQNKLPEEVLKKLDVMGGLKEKLYNYVNQTYVNMFNRYTVTMEDEFIKKVRDFVDREEAKGLARYTPREIMELLDKIGGSDKFNTGEIEKSIVNMYGHLQGHIQRGMNDLENETNAILRQKTDVGAFIRGENAYAIIKCVFKDNELRPKYVYDVKLSVNILDSELISPIYHYQVTVESLLKDAIQKHIHELIDKQIQILKEELLDQGKSELTGTEVMFEKIKRIENFTDDEKEDEKSKRYTILAKKFLDKIEGLRAEIDIEEYDPLNIRENIKYIIDEENIRNRGYNTAVNAITSILDTSKLGYQVCDNMKNARICQIREYEELDKTVLPDERYAIRLAYYDQNQLREAKKEFDRQMDAFTREILRVWDVVHAHYESKKRFRSLRDFDDLANRLMSRDWRRNKREEDADPNSVLWNEIGEMYNENSFVEKNNRTYEDRIHNLKNKLKYLREMLQKMHGFQNPIERVILDERINFLERRFNEFTYKINPHHIQPGLVLDVDVTTIKRKQYMLKGMANVLNEFLYSVSRGFQDAAFATFKRRRSTVREDIDQSFAQAEMKEDIFEAAYKAQSEGEIKGSVDLSSSKSKPKRGLKEL, from the coding sequence ATGTCAATAGCTCAATTCCCAAAAAGCCCTAATAAAGTACATCCAACCGAACCAAGTGCGGTTGGTTCACGAAATTCATTAGCTCAGGAAGGCCGCGATAAGGTTGCTGAAGCAAGACTTATTCTGGATGAAACGGTAGATAAGCTTGTAAACCATGTGCAGAACAAGCTTCCTGAAGAAGTTTTGAAAAAATTGGATGTGATGGGTGGCTTAAAAGAAAAGCTGTACAATTATGTCAACCAGACATACGTAAACATGTTCAACCGGTATACGGTAACCATGGAAGATGAATTTATCAAGAAAGTTCGTGACTTTGTGGATAGGGAAGAAGCAAAAGGCCTTGCACGCTACACCCCTCGAGAAATAATGGAGCTTCTTGATAAGATAGGCGGTTCGGATAAGTTTAATACTGGTGAAATTGAAAAGTCTATCGTGAATATGTATGGGCACCTGCAGGGGCATATCCAGAGAGGAATGAATGACCTGGAAAATGAAACAAATGCAATACTGCGCCAGAAAACTGATGTTGGTGCATTCATCCGTGGTGAAAATGCATATGCAATCATCAAGTGCGTATTCAAGGACAATGAACTCAGGCCAAAATATGTGTATGATGTGAAGCTTTCGGTTAACATCCTTGATAGTGAATTAATAAGCCCCATTTATCACTATCAGGTAACCGTAGAATCGTTGTTGAAGGATGCTATCCAGAAACACATTCATGAGTTGATTGATAAGCAGATCCAGATACTTAAAGAAGAGCTGCTTGATCAGGGCAAGAGTGAGTTGACGGGTACAGAAGTGATGTTTGAAAAGATTAAACGTATCGAAAACTTCACTGATGATGAAAAAGAAGATGAAAAATCAAAACGCTACACCATTCTTGCCAAGAAGTTCCTTGACAAGATTGAAGGACTACGCGCAGAAATCGACATTGAAGAATATGATCCACTAAATATTCGTGAAAATATCAAATACATCATTGATGAAGAAAATATCCGTAACCGCGGGTACAACACAGCAGTAAATGCTATCACTTCAATACTTGATACTTCCAAATTAGGGTATCAGGTATGTGATAACATGAAAAACGCCCGTATATGCCAGATTCGTGAATACGAGGAACTGGATAAAACAGTTCTTCCGGATGAGCGCTATGCAATACGTCTTGCATACTATGATCAAAACCAACTGCGTGAAGCAAAGAAGGAATTTGACCGCCAGATGGATGCTTTTACTCGTGAAATACTGAGGGTATGGGATGTGGTGCATGCACACTATGAATCAAAGAAACGCTTCCGTTCACTCCGTGACTTTGATGACCTGGCAAATAGATTAATGTCAAGAGATTGGAGAAGGAACAAACGCGAAGAGGATGCTGATCCAAATTCAGTATTGTGGAATGAAATTGGTGAAATGTATAATGAAAATTCTTTTGTTGAAAAGAATAACAGAACATATGAAGACAGAATCCACAATTTGAAGAACAAGCTTAAATATCTGCGCGAAATGCTGCAGAAGATGCACGGCTTCCAGAACCCAATTGAAAGAGTTATTCTGGATGAGCGCATTAACTTCCTTGAAAGAAGATTCAATGAGTTTACCTATAAGATTAACCCACATCATATCCAGCCGGGTCTTGTACTGGATGTTGATGTTACAACCATTAAGCGTAAGCAGTATATGCTTAAAGGTATGGCAAACGTATTGAATGAATTCCTCTACAGTGTATCACGAGGATTCCAGGATGCAGCATTTGCAACATTCAAACGCAGAAGATCAACAGTCCGCGAAGATATTGACCAGTCATTTGCTCAGGCAGAAATGAAAGAAGATATTTTTGAAGCAGCATACAAGGCGCAGTCTGAAGGTGAAATAAAAGGATCTGTTGACCTTTCATCATCAAAGAGCAAGCCCAAAAGAGGTTTGAAAGAGCTGTAA
- a CDS encoding methyl-accepting chemotaxis protein — MVNNNTRTELFNEIIYNNHKRLFKAFASITVLALTATFIIYITRTGSHYLTLFDIILTGFLAAVVLSTGFYFVKKLRYERLSPYISIFTVMLSLFIFQYIIYGSRELFATHYIVLALSVFYFNTQVAIFAFIMVVISQILLFILRPQLIPEGPVGSIIGVRFLIYIWVGISAVFGTKATRMLLDLALDKADEANNKHERIAVIAQNVEHSVGVLNEKSIEQATVVDTINDLANKQAASLEEISASVEELTSNAENISNTARSLYQEMQIANESVTDLKKVFEEITKSAGTIAHAIETITSLSNDSIQKMDDTLKQFQDLITFSNNMSSFVEVINQIADQVNLLSLNASIEAARAGDAGRGFAVVADEISKLADATAQNASQIGKIIEQTQNLMRSSNTSITDTSQFLSKLNEEIRTIMKEISHTNTLIQDVNVSIRAIANLNTQIYNAIETIETSTSEQRIANEEASKTIVYVSDAAQNLTDIVNTVSNVASTIKDIAQNLYTLVQAMTKA, encoded by the coding sequence ATGGTAAATAATAATACCCGAACAGAATTATTTAACGAAATTATCTACAATAACCATAAGCGTTTATTTAAAGCATTTGCCAGTATTACTGTGTTAGCATTAACTGCAACGTTTATAATATACATTACCAGAACTGGTTCACACTATTTAACCCTATTTGATATTATCCTAACAGGTTTTCTTGCTGCTGTCGTGTTATCAACGGGCTTTTATTTTGTAAAAAAATTACGATATGAACGACTATCGCCCTATATTTCAATATTTACTGTCATGTTATCACTTTTCATTTTCCAATATATAATATATGGCTCAAGAGAATTATTTGCTACTCATTATATAGTACTTGCCTTATCAGTATTTTATTTCAACACGCAGGTAGCTATTTTTGCATTTATTATGGTAGTAATATCTCAAATACTCCTTTTTATACTGCGTCCTCAATTAATACCCGAAGGTCCGGTGGGTAGCATCATTGGTGTAAGGTTTTTAATCTATATATGGGTTGGTATTTCGGCAGTTTTTGGCACAAAAGCAACTCGTATGCTTTTAGATCTGGCACTTGATAAAGCTGATGAGGCCAACAATAAGCATGAACGCATTGCTGTCATTGCCCAGAATGTTGAACATTCAGTTGGAGTTTTGAATGAAAAATCTATTGAGCAGGCTACCGTAGTAGATACCATTAATGATCTAGCAAATAAACAGGCTGCATCACTTGAAGAAATTTCAGCATCAGTGGAAGAACTTACCAGCAATGCTGAAAATATCAGTAACACCGCACGTTCACTGTACCAGGAAATGCAGATTGCAAACGAATCAGTAACTGACCTGAAAAAAGTATTTGAAGAAATTACAAAAAGCGCCGGGACCATAGCTCATGCCATTGAAACCATTACATCTTTATCCAATGACTCAATACAAAAAATGGATGATACCCTTAAGCAATTTCAGGATCTTATTACCTTTAGCAATAATATGTCCTCATTTGTTGAAGTTATTAACCAGATAGCTGACCAGGTCAATTTACTATCACTGAATGCTTCTATTGAAGCTGCACGTGCAGGTGATGCCGGCAGAGGCTTTGCCGTGGTAGCTGATGAAATATCAAAATTAGCTGATGCCACCGCACAGAATGCATCGCAGATAGGAAAAATTATTGAACAAACACAAAACCTGATGCGTTCAAGCAATACCAGTATAACTGATACATCACAATTTTTATCAAAACTTAATGAGGAAATACGCACAATAATGAAGGAGATATCTCATACCAATACGCTGATTCAGGATGTCAATGTATCTATTAGAGCTATCGCCAATTTAAATACTCAGATTTATAATGCAATTGAAACAATTGAAACATCAACCAGCGAGCAGCGTATTGCTAACGAAGAGGCATCAAAGACTATTGTATATGTGTCAGATGCTGCGCAAAATCTAACGGATATTGTCAATACAGTATCCAATGTAGCATCAACTATCAAAGACATTGCTCAGAACCTATATACATTGGTTCAGGCTATGACAAAGGCATAA